A single Natrinema pellirubrum DSM 15624 DNA region contains:
- a CDS encoding DUF3368 domain-containing protein has protein sequence MWVFDATPLIYLAKVEQLRLASKLDRRCRIPEPVHDEVVTAGLEDGYPDARRIEQCIEDGIFDIVSVDETPLTTRLQRNPNVSDADVAVLACAAARDATAVMDEAAGRRVADIEGIETRGTAYLVLLCVKRGAISVSEARETIDAMIDAGWYCSPALYSKLVRKLETFEE, from the coding sequence ATGTGGGTTTTCGACGCGACACCGCTTATCTACCTCGCGAAGGTCGAGCAGCTACGGCTGGCTTCGAAGTTGGACCGTCGCTGTCGTATTCCCGAACCCGTTCACGACGAAGTCGTGACCGCCGGCCTCGAAGACGGCTATCCCGACGCGCGGCGCATCGAGCAGTGCATCGAAGACGGAATCTTCGATATCGTCTCGGTCGATGAGACGCCGCTTACGACCCGTCTCCAACGCAACCCGAACGTGAGCGACGCTGACGTCGCAGTACTCGCCTGTGCTGCGGCCCGTGATGCGACCGCCGTGATGGACGAGGCGGCCGGACGCCGGGTCGCGGACATCGAAGGAATCGAGACGCGCGGGACGGCGTATCTCGTACTCCTGTGTGTGAAACGAGGCGCTATTTCCGTCTCCGAGGCGCGCGAGACGATCGACGCGATGATCGACGCCGGCTGGTACTGTTCGCCTGCTCTCTACTCGAAACTCGTCCGGAAACTCGAGACGTTCGAGGAGTAA
- a CDS encoding alpha/beta fold hydrolase — MPTASNGAVSLYYDRAGEGAPVVFVPEAGLGGWLWGWQHAAVAGPHEAVVWDLRGTGRSDAPPGPYDLETLAADLEAVLADCGITNAHLVGCGLGGAIALCAARDSSRVATLTLFGTAAEGEAFDLEPLFAPPDDRDALRESLTAGLSTDFREAQPDALEGIVDWRADGDAERDGWAAQVAALEGFDATDWLVEVTQPTRVIYGGADELVSPAAGKALARGLPRGEFRDLEGAGHLCFIERSRTVNDLLLGFLEAQTDDSG; from the coding sequence ATGCCGACCGCATCGAACGGAGCCGTCTCGCTGTACTACGACCGTGCGGGCGAGGGCGCGCCCGTCGTCTTCGTCCCCGAGGCCGGCCTCGGCGGCTGGCTGTGGGGCTGGCAACACGCCGCCGTCGCCGGCCCCCACGAGGCCGTCGTCTGGGATCTCCGTGGGACGGGTCGCTCGGATGCACCGCCCGGTCCCTACGACCTCGAGACGCTCGCCGCCGACCTCGAGGCGGTGCTGGCCGACTGCGGGATTACGAACGCACATCTCGTCGGCTGCGGGCTCGGCGGTGCGATCGCACTTTGTGCCGCTCGAGACTCGAGTCGCGTCGCGACGCTGACGCTGTTCGGAACGGCCGCCGAGGGCGAGGCGTTCGACCTCGAACCGCTCTTTGCCCCGCCGGACGACCGAGACGCGCTTCGGGAGTCGCTCACGGCCGGCCTCTCGACGGACTTCCGCGAGGCCCAACCCGACGCACTCGAGGGGATCGTCGACTGGCGGGCCGACGGCGACGCCGAACGGGACGGCTGGGCGGCACAGGTCGCGGCCCTCGAGGGGTTCGACGCGACCGACTGGCTGGTCGAGGTGACCCAGCCGACGCGGGTGATCTACGGCGGTGCGGACGAACTCGTGTCGCCGGCGGCCGGGAAGGCGTTGGCGCGGGGACTGCCCCGCGGGGAGTTCCGCGACCTCGAGGGCGCGGGGCATCTCTGTTTCATCGAGCGCTCGCGGACGGTCAACGATCTCCTGCTGGGCTTTCTCGAGGCACAGACCGACGACTCCGGGTGA
- a CDS encoding class I adenylate-forming enzyme family protein, whose translation MEATLVTLSLARRADHFPDRTAVVDISEDRLYAPAETVHEDRVSYGELSAIADRTAERLAALEIGAGDTVCLVTRNRVVSLALFFACRRLGATLAPVSHLLTPASVERPFDVLEPEIVVAEAAQRDLVRSIPFDRSVTLAELSEADRAGVEVDDRRPGDAPLLALHGQSGRPVAGYASETLERNCRTAVAAWGLAANDVVPLTTPLAAPDGLVRVALSVLYVGGTLLLDRAFDPGDAATAIAEEGATLLPGRQAVLRDIAAEPGFDAAAASLERAVCEAPDDGDVIRAYRDRDVPVARVYGRLECPTALSEGFVGDTRADESEGSPVGRPVPDCRARLVDDEGTVLEGAADGHLQLSGPVVADGYVNAAGTADEQRDDPTALERTGDDAGNRGWIADGWFDTGDRFWRDEAGTYYLR comes from the coding sequence GTGGAAGCGACCCTTGTGACCCTCTCGCTGGCCAGACGGGCCGACCACTTCCCGGACCGGACCGCGGTCGTCGACATCTCGGAGGACCGGCTGTACGCGCCCGCGGAGACGGTTCACGAGGACCGGGTCTCCTACGGCGAGCTATCGGCGATCGCGGACCGAACCGCCGAACGGCTCGCCGCGCTCGAGATCGGGGCCGGCGACACGGTCTGTCTCGTCACCCGAAACCGAGTCGTGTCGCTGGCGCTGTTTTTCGCCTGCCGACGGCTCGGGGCGACGCTCGCGCCGGTTTCCCATCTGCTGACGCCCGCCTCCGTCGAGCGTCCCTTCGATGTCCTCGAGCCCGAGATCGTCGTCGCGGAGGCGGCCCAGCGCGATCTAGTGCGGTCGATCCCGTTCGACCGGTCGGTGACACTTGCGGAACTGTCCGAGGCGGATCGCGCCGGTGTCGAAGTCGACGATCGCCGGCCGGGCGACGCTCCGCTGCTCGCCCTCCATGGCCAGTCGGGTCGACCGGTTGCGGGCTATGCGAGCGAGACCCTCGAACGCAACTGCCGGACGGCCGTCGCCGCGTGGGGACTGGCCGCGAACGACGTCGTCCCCCTCACGACGCCGCTGGCCGCGCCGGACGGGCTCGTCCGCGTCGCGCTGTCGGTGTTGTACGTCGGCGGAACGCTCCTGCTCGATCGGGCATTCGACCCCGGCGACGCCGCGACCGCGATCGCCGAGGAGGGGGCCACGCTGTTGCCCGGCCGGCAGGCCGTCCTCCGGGACATCGCGGCCGAACCCGGCTTCGACGCGGCCGCCGCCTCGCTCGAGCGTGCGGTCTGCGAAGCGCCGGACGACGGGGATGTGATCCGGGCCTACCGAGATCGGGACGTGCCGGTCGCACGGGTCTACGGCCGCCTCGAGTGTCCGACTGCCCTGAGCGAGGGGTTCGTCGGCGACACCCGTGCCGACGAGTCCGAGGGGTCACCGGTCGGCCGTCCGGTTCCGGACTGTCGTGCCCGGCTGGTCGACGACGAGGGGACGGTCCTCGAGGGAGCGGCCGACGGCCACCTCCAACTCTCGGGGCCGGTGGTTGCCGACGGTTACGTAAACGCTGCCGGAACCGCCGACGAACAGCGGGACGACCCGACCGCACTCGAGCGCACCGGGGACGACGCCGGCAATCGCGGTTGGATCGCCGACGGCTGGTTCGATACAGGCGACCGATTCTGGCGGGACGAAGCGGGGACCTACTACCTGCGATGA
- a CDS encoding UPF0175 family protein produces MGTISARVPDDLEAELEDFLEEERLDRSTAVRKLLAEGLAEWRREQALDRLAEGDVTFTKAAEIAGMSDWEFAALVEKRDISWVSSDHLEADLDEL; encoded by the coding sequence ATGGGGACGATTTCGGCGCGGGTACCGGACGATCTCGAGGCGGAACTCGAGGACTTTCTCGAGGAAGAGCGCCTCGACCGAAGTACGGCCGTTCGAAAGCTGCTCGCTGAAGGACTGGCGGAGTGGCGTCGCGAACAAGCCCTCGACCGTCTCGCAGAGGGAGACGTCACGTTCACGAAAGCCGCCGAAATCGCGGGGATGTCCGACTGGGAGTTCGCGGCCCTCGTTGAAAAACGGGATATCTCTTGGGTATCGAGCGACCATCTCGAAGCGGATCTCGACGAGCTATAG